The proteins below are encoded in one region of Caldanaerovirga acetigignens:
- the gcvH gene encoding glycine cleavage system protein GcvH, with protein sequence MNLPSNIKYHKEHTWAKIEGEIAIVGITDYAQEKLGEVLFVDLPEVGDNVEKDNIFGTVESGKTASDLYAPVSGEVIEVNEELSDSPELVNESPYEKGWMIKVKLSDPSEVEELLDSESYKKLIE encoded by the coding sequence ATGAATTTGCCTTCTAATATAAAATATCATAAAGAACACACATGGGCTAAGATAGAAGGTGAAATAGCTATAGTAGGAATTACCGACTATGCCCAGGAAAAGCTGGGAGAGGTGCTGTTCGTAGACCTCCCCGAAGTTGGCGATAATGTTGAAAAGGATAATATTTTTGGTACCGTAGAGTCTGGGAAGACCGCGTCGGATCTTTATGCACCGGTAAGCGGAGAAGTAATAGAGGTAAACGAGGAACTGTCGGACAGTCCCGAGTTAGTTAATGAGTCACCTTATGAAAAAGGCTGGATGATTAAAGTAAAATTGAGCGATCCCTCAGAGGTCGAAGAATTGTTGGACAGCGAGAGTTATAAAAAATTGATTGAATAA
- a CDS encoding FmdB family zinc ribbon protein — translation MPIYEYRCNSCGYKFEALRKFEERDNPIECPTCKSSDTRREMSAFGTAKGSGSISSSGTCGSSGSSRFG, via the coding sequence GTGCCCATTTACGAATACCGTTGCAATAGTTGCGGTTATAAATTTGAAGCTTTGAGAAAATTTGAAGAGAGGGACAATCCGATTGAGTGTCCTACCTGCAAAAGCAGCGATACCCGCCGGGAGATGTCTGCTTTTGGTACGGCCAAAGGCAGCGGAAGTATTAGCTCATCCGGAACCTGCGGCAGCTCCGGAAGTTCCAGGTTTGGGTGA
- a CDS encoding DEAD/DEAH box helicase — MNLEQLLAKFKNSDRFQKCVTRWEVIPPRPPEYEPFPDFLDKRLIYALDKKGIHSLYSHQARALEEVSKGNSVVVVTPTASGKTLCYNLPVLSTILRDKESRAIYLFPTKALSQDQVAELMEIIEVMGEDIKTFTYDGDTPPSARVAIRKDGHIVVTNPDMLHTGILPHHTKWIKLFSNLKYVVIDELHTYRGVFGSHTANVIRRLHRICRFYGSNPVFICCSATISNPRELAEKLTGKSMVLIDKNGAPSGEKNIIFYNPPVVNRQLGIRKSSLLEAKDLALEFLKNGIKTIVFSRSRLAVEVMLTYLKEGMRNTLYGSEAVRGYRGGYLPRERREIEKGLRDGRILGVVSTNALELGIDIGGLDVSVIVGYPGSIASTWQQAGRAGRRSAVSASILVASSSPLDQYIINHPDYFFDSPPESGLINPDNLYILVSHIKCAAFELPFEDGEKFGVETTQEILSFLENEKILRHVGGRWHWMAEAFPAEEVSLRSATTENFVIVDITGEPRVIGEVDRVSAPMLIHEEAIYIHGGQQYQVEKLDYEEKKAYVRKVDVDYYTDANLAVEIKVLDVIKERLRTKESEKYYGEVLVRSMATMFKKIKFFTHENVGSGPIHLPPEEMHTTAFWFTVPENLPNLTPEGLKAGLAGLCNVLVNIAPLYLLCDPKDIRGVIHVKSPFTQKPTIYIYDAYPGGVGFAERLYQMDDSLLKAARQVILECDCDDGCPSCVGPLEEVGAGSKAFALKLIQGVLDD; from the coding sequence ATGAATCTAGAACAGCTTCTTGCAAAATTTAAAAATTCCGATCGTTTCCAAAAGTGTGTAACCAGGTGGGAAGTAATACCTCCCAGACCACCGGAGTACGAACCCTTTCCCGATTTCCTCGATAAGAGGTTGATTTATGCCCTGGACAAAAAAGGAATTCACAGCCTGTATTCCCATCAGGCTAGGGCTTTGGAAGAGGTCTCAAAGGGTAACAGCGTGGTTGTGGTAACTCCCACCGCATCAGGCAAAACTTTGTGCTACAACCTGCCTGTGCTTAGCACCATATTGCGGGATAAAGAAAGCAGGGCCATATATCTTTTCCCCACTAAAGCTCTTTCCCAGGATCAGGTGGCAGAGCTTATGGAGATTATAGAAGTGATGGGGGAAGATATAAAGACCTTTACATACGACGGCGATACCCCGCCTTCTGCCAGAGTGGCTATTCGAAAAGACGGTCATATAGTCGTAACAAACCCTGATATGCTGCACACCGGCATACTTCCCCACCATACCAAATGGATTAAATTGTTTTCAAATTTAAAGTACGTTGTCATAGACGAATTGCACACATATCGTGGAGTGTTCGGAAGCCACACCGCCAACGTAATCCGCCGCCTGCACAGAATATGCAGGTTTTACGGTTCGAATCCCGTTTTCATATGCTGCTCGGCTACAATATCGAACCCCAGGGAGCTGGCAGAGAAACTGACGGGCAAGTCGATGGTTCTCATCGATAAAAACGGGGCACCTTCCGGAGAGAAAAACATCATATTTTACAATCCCCCCGTGGTCAATAGGCAGCTCGGCATAAGGAAAAGCAGCCTTCTCGAGGCAAAGGACCTGGCATTGGAGTTTTTGAAAAACGGCATCAAGACGATCGTATTTTCAAGGAGCCGGCTGGCAGTTGAAGTCATGCTAACGTACCTCAAAGAGGGGATGAGGAACACCCTTTACGGGTCTGAAGCCGTAAGGGGCTACAGGGGTGGTTACCTGCCTAGGGAAAGGCGGGAGATTGAAAAGGGTTTGAGAGATGGCAGAATTCTCGGTGTCGTGAGCACCAACGCTCTGGAGCTCGGGATAGACATAGGAGGTCTAGATGTCAGCGTAATTGTCGGTTATCCGGGCTCAATAGCCAGTACTTGGCAGCAGGCCGGCAGGGCCGGCAGGCGTTCGGCGGTGTCGGCGTCAATCCTTGTGGCCTCCAGCAGCCCCCTGGACCAGTATATAATAAACCACCCGGACTATTTTTTCGATTCACCGCCCGAAAGCGGCCTGATAAATCCGGATAACCTTTATATACTGGTGAGCCACATAAAATGCGCGGCCTTTGAACTGCCGTTTGAAGATGGCGAAAAATTCGGAGTTGAAACCACACAGGAGATACTGTCCTTTTTGGAAAATGAGAAAATCCTGCGCCATGTGGGAGGAAGGTGGCACTGGATGGCGGAGGCTTTTCCGGCAGAAGAGGTGAGCTTGAGGAGCGCCACCACCGAAAACTTCGTTATAGTCGATATCACCGGGGAGCCCAGGGTCATAGGGGAGGTGGACAGAGTCAGCGCCCCCATGCTCATCCACGAGGAGGCGATTTACATCCACGGAGGCCAGCAATACCAGGTGGAGAAACTGGATTACGAGGAAAAAAAGGCTTACGTCAGGAAGGTGGATGTGGATTATTACACCGATGCCAACCTGGCGGTGGAAATAAAGGTTTTGGATGTTATAAAAGAAAGGCTCAGGACAAAAGAAAGCGAGAAATACTACGGAGAGGTCCTCGTAAGGTCCATGGCTACGATGTTTAAGAAGATCAAATTTTTCACCCACGAGAATGTGGGTTCGGGTCCCATACACCTGCCGCCTGAAGAGATGCACACCACGGCTTTCTGGTTTACCGTGCCGGAGAATTTGCCGAACCTGACGCCGGAAGGTTTGAAAGCAGGACTTGCGGGGCTTTGTAACGTGCTCGTGAATATCGCTCCCCTTTACCTTTTGTGCGACCCGAAGGATATACGCGGCGTTATCCACGTAAAGTCTCCCTTTACTCAAAAGCCGACGATATACATCTACGATGCATATCCGGGGGGCGTGGGTTTTGCTGAAAGGCTTTACCAAATGGACGATTCGCTTTTAAAGGCTGCCCGGCAGGTAATCCTTGAATGCGACTGCGATGACGGCTGTCCTTCCTGCGTGGGCCCTCTGGAAGAGGTGGGCGCGGGGAGCAAGGCTTTTGCGTTAAAGCTCATACAGGGAGTGTT